AACAATAGCACTAAAGGTCAGGATTTCCCTGACCTTTTATCTATTCAACACTATAGTTTTCATTTCCTATTAAATCTTGATAAAAATTCGCTATTGTAGTTCTATAATATGGGATTACCCATATTAAGCCTATCCCAAATGTTATAATTCCTAGTAAAAACCATCCTATAAAACTTAATACTAATACAAAAAGTCTCATCTTATGTCCATCCATCATTTCTATACTTTGACTTATTGCTTCTAATGGACCTATTTCT
This genomic interval from Caldisalinibacter kiritimatiensis contains the following:
- a CDS encoding DUF975 family protein gives rise to the protein MGIFIFLWFLLLIIPGFIALLKYSMAFYIMRDNPEIGPLEAISQSIEMMDGHKMRLFVLVLSFIGWFLLGIITFGIGLIWVIPYYRTTIANFYQDLIGNENYSVE